In Candidatus Hydrogenedentota bacterium, the following are encoded in one genomic region:
- a CDS encoding HigA family addiction module antidote protein, translating to MTNNQLEIEHPGILLKEDFLDGLGVTPGAFARAIGVDRTAIKNIIDGKRAITAEMALRFALYFGMSADFWMNLQKDYELRLARRNRLPKC from the coding sequence ATGACAAACAACCAGCTTGAGATTGAGCACCCCGGCATTTTGCTCAAGGAAGATTTTCTCGATGGGCTCGGCGTCACGCCCGGTGCGTTCGCGCGCGCCATCGGCGTGGATCGCACGGCAATTAAGAATATTATTGATGGAAAGCGGGCGATCACGGCCGAAATGGCGCTGCGTTTTGCACTCTATTTCGGCATGAGCGCGGATTTCTGGATGAACCTTCAAAAGGACTACGAGCTCCGCCTCGCCCGGCGCAATCGGCTGCCGAAATGCTAA
- a CDS encoding DNA mismatch repair protein MutS — MPNIPHDPAAAYSERLAARKAARDAFDARFDRIANLRLAVFLLAALMAGLAFWGSMHPAWLLLPIAGFVALAVRHESVARGRARADAAVGYYEKGLRRIAGDWPGDGVQDVAAQERDHPYAPDLDLFGPASLFELLCQAQTASGRTRLAGWMQRPQAAADIRARQEAVRELAPRLDLREDLARLGLDVRGAVRGSTLARWSVRPAELTGGWAPRGYLALTVATVLALLVFIQWNIGFPFLILFTIQLLLLGTTAKRAVRVLMAVEEPERELRVLIHLLDRLGAEQFEAPVLRSIRERLTEDGKDAAARIRQLERLVYLFNLQMNQLFFPVSLLLMWSVHFAFAIESWRLRWGRHLPDWLAAVGEFEALLSLAAFAWEHPDYPYPEIVEGEPLLEGKALRHPLLKPGVCVPNGVTLGGAHRITIVSGSNMSGKSTYLRVVGINVVLAQLGAPVAAGSMRLTPFQIGATLRVQDSIQSGVSRFYAELQRLKAVSDLISRDIPVLFLLDEILHGTNSHDRQVGAEALVRSFVERGAIGFVTTHDLALTKAADAMGEAAANVHFSDHLEGSELIFDYTMRPGVVEHSNALQLMANLGLLPEAK, encoded by the coding sequence ATGCCAAACATACCCCACGATCCCGCCGCGGCGTATTCCGAGCGCCTGGCCGCCCGGAAAGCCGCCCGCGACGCCTTTGACGCCCGCTTCGATCGCATCGCCAACCTGCGCCTCGCCGTCTTTCTGCTGGCCGCGCTGATGGCCGGCCTCGCTTTCTGGGGAAGCATGCACCCCGCGTGGTTGCTCCTGCCTATCGCCGGATTTGTCGCCCTGGCGGTCCGGCACGAATCCGTCGCCCGGGGGCGCGCCCGCGCGGATGCCGCGGTCGGTTACTACGAGAAGGGACTCCGCCGCATCGCGGGCGACTGGCCGGGCGACGGCGTACAGGATGTCGCCGCACAGGAGCGGGACCACCCGTACGCGCCCGATCTCGACCTCTTCGGCCCCGCCTCCCTTTTCGAATTGCTGTGCCAGGCCCAAACCGCATCGGGCCGCACGCGGCTGGCCGGCTGGATGCAACGCCCGCAGGCGGCGGCGGACATCCGCGCGCGCCAGGAGGCCGTTCGCGAGTTGGCGCCCCGGCTGGACCTGCGGGAGGACCTCGCCCGCCTCGGGCTCGATGTGCGCGGCGCCGTACGGGGAAGCACGCTGGCCCGCTGGTCGGTCCGCCCCGCCGAGCTTACCGGCGGCTGGGCCCCGCGCGGCTATCTCGCGCTCACCGTGGCAACCGTTCTGGCCCTGCTCGTCTTCATCCAGTGGAACATCGGTTTCCCGTTCCTCATCCTGTTCACGATTCAGCTGCTGCTGCTCGGCACCACCGCCAAACGGGCCGTGCGCGTGCTCATGGCCGTCGAGGAGCCCGAACGGGAGCTGCGCGTCCTGATCCACCTGCTGGACCGACTCGGCGCCGAACAGTTTGAGGCCCCCGTGCTGCGCTCCATCCGCGAGCGGCTCACCGAGGATGGCAAGGACGCCGCCGCGCGCATACGCCAGCTGGAGCGGCTGGTCTACCTCTTCAACCTGCAGATGAACCAGCTGTTCTTCCCCGTCTCCCTGCTGCTCATGTGGAGCGTGCATTTCGCGTTCGCAATCGAGTCCTGGCGCCTCCGCTGGGGCCGCCACCTCCCCGACTGGCTCGCGGCGGTCGGCGAATTCGAGGCCCTGCTGTCCCTGGCCGCCTTCGCCTGGGAGCACCCGGACTACCCGTATCCGGAGATCGTGGAGGGCGAGCCCCTGCTGGAAGGAAAGGCGCTCCGGCATCCCCTGCTGAAACCCGGCGTCTGCGTGCCCAACGGCGTGACGCTCGGCGGGGCTCACCGCATCACCATCGTCAGCGGCTCGAACATGTCCGGCAAGAGCACCTACCTGCGCGTGGTGGGGATCAACGTGGTGCTCGCGCAATTGGGCGCGCCGGTCGCCGCCGGATCCATGCGCCTCACGCCCTTCCAGATCGGCGCGACGCTGCGCGTGCAGGACTCCATCCAGAGCGGCGTTTCCCGTTTCTACGCCGAGCTCCAGCGCCTCAAGGCCGTATCGGACCTCATCTCGCGCGACATTCCCGTGTTGTTCCTGCTCGACGAGATCCTGCACGGCACCAACTCGCACGACCGGCAGGTGGGCGCGGAGGCGCTGGTGCGCTCCTTCGTCGAGCGCGGCGCGATCGGATTTGTCACCACGCACGATCTCGCCCTCACGAAAGCCGCCGACGCAATGGGCGAGGCCGCCGCCAATGTCCACTTCTCCGACCACCTGGAAGGGAGCGAGCTCATCTTCGACTACACCATGCGCCCCGGCGTGGTCGAGCACAGCAACGCCCTCCAGCTCATGGCCAACCTGGGCCTCCTGCCCGAAGCGAAATAG
- a CDS encoding PQQ-dependent sugar dehydrogenase yields MRIHALFGAAVLAAALLAVSEAHAQRDPDAALGALKPGEGLAVSLFAAEDDLVNPTAIDIDAQGRVWVTEAANYRLFKHPAVRAQGDRVRVLEDTDGDGRCDKATTFYEDPSVQAPLGIAVIGERVYICQSPELYYLEDTDGDLKADKKTVVLTGFGGVDHDHAIHGAMIGPDGLIYMTVGDGGFDVTDGSGNRIVAGKGGEQPEYDAATVLRVDLEGNRLEVLAEGMRNPYEPAVSSFGTVFASDNDDDGNEQVQINYVMEGGHYGYWPRRQGDRRLDEVHWNKDRPGVMPNMIRTGFGSPTGLLFYEGESLPERLRNTLIHADAGPGEIRSYRPMAAGAGYRGETEVILSAPEDKWFRPSDVCAAPDGSIFVADWYDPGVGGHNMGDTSRGRIYRLAAKDTVYTAPPLDLRTEEGLVEAFRSPNLARRYLAWRVLQGELKGPEVPLLHRLYQDSRPEIRARALWLLAREENHGRETLLEAARNESVAFRVLAVRLLADRGGDALFEADWLLRDPEPPVRRQILVELREFEASETRDEWLLALALQYDGRDRFYREAIGLAFAGREAWGFERLAEALGERWDERLAGLALQLHPPEALPLAEAALRNEMLGSTPRKAALDVIDAIGTEEAGALLAAQVLEPADPELWNHALRHLGRNAGLDWAAAAEGAAFDRALVDALADPERSRAVWAYVSDTGRQSLAPMLVARALDVDETNPDRLKALEGLAVVAPKVAPENAAALAEQVALLLRGEDESFHGPAVEAMQAFRGAASQALLLAHLKDAEQPKPIRATIARRLANTQSGALGLLGLVEAGELPGDLERDVREAVHASPYDDVRMMAQQLLPAERAADGAALPPLAELAAMGGDPRRGRTIFFSEDAAQCHRCHEVGEEGREVGPDLTVIGQKLGREGLLESILYPNAAISHEYEVWILETEWEGLLSGFIVGEDDNAVQLMDASGAVKPIKKEEILDRRKSKTSLMPTGLAAAMSAQDLSDLVSYLETLK; encoded by the coding sequence GCGCACGCGCAACGGGACCCCGACGCGGCGCTCGGCGCGCTCAAGCCGGGGGAGGGGCTGGCGGTTTCGCTGTTTGCCGCGGAAGACGACCTGGTCAACCCGACGGCTATCGATATCGACGCGCAGGGGCGGGTGTGGGTGACGGAGGCGGCGAACTACCGGCTTTTCAAGCATCCGGCCGTGCGCGCGCAGGGCGATCGCGTCCGCGTGCTTGAGGACACCGATGGGGACGGCCGGTGCGACAAGGCCACGACGTTCTACGAGGATCCCTCGGTGCAGGCCCCGCTGGGCATTGCGGTGATCGGGGAGCGCGTGTACATCTGCCAGAGCCCGGAGCTCTACTACCTCGAAGATACCGACGGGGACCTGAAGGCGGACAAGAAAACGGTCGTGCTGACGGGTTTCGGCGGCGTGGATCACGATCACGCGATTCACGGGGCCATGATCGGGCCGGATGGGTTGATTTACATGACCGTGGGCGACGGCGGGTTCGACGTAACGGACGGTTCGGGCAACCGGATAGTCGCGGGCAAGGGGGGCGAGCAGCCGGAATACGACGCGGCGACGGTCCTGCGCGTGGACCTGGAGGGGAACCGGCTGGAAGTGCTGGCCGAGGGAATGCGCAATCCCTACGAGCCGGCGGTGAGTTCGTTCGGGACGGTTTTCGCCTCCGACAACGACGACGACGGCAACGAGCAGGTCCAGATCAACTACGTGATGGAGGGGGGGCACTACGGTTACTGGCCGCGCCGCCAGGGCGATCGCCGGCTGGATGAGGTGCACTGGAACAAGGACCGTCCCGGGGTGATGCCGAACATGATCCGCACGGGCTTCGGTTCGCCGACGGGCCTGTTGTTTTACGAGGGTGAATCCTTGCCCGAACGCCTGCGCAACACGCTGATCCACGCCGACGCCGGGCCGGGCGAGATCCGGTCCTACCGGCCCATGGCGGCGGGCGCGGGTTATCGCGGGGAGACGGAGGTCATCCTGTCCGCCCCCGAGGACAAATGGTTCCGCCCCAGTGATGTGTGCGCGGCGCCGGACGGGTCAATATTTGTCGCGGACTGGTACGACCCCGGCGTGGGCGGCCATAATATGGGGGACACGTCGCGCGGGCGCATTTACCGTCTGGCGGCGAAGGACACGGTCTACACGGCGCCGCCGCTGGACCTGCGCACCGAAGAGGGGCTTGTGGAGGCCTTCCGCTCGCCCAACCTTGCGCGTCGCTACCTTGCCTGGCGCGTGCTTCAGGGGGAACTGAAAGGGCCCGAGGTTCCGCTGCTGCACCGGCTCTACCAGGATTCACGCCCCGAGATCCGCGCCCGCGCGCTCTGGCTGCTGGCTCGGGAGGAGAACCACGGCCGGGAAACGCTGCTTGAAGCGGCGCGGAATGAATCGGTGGCCTTTCGCGTGCTTGCGGTGCGGCTGCTGGCCGATCGTGGCGGCGACGCGCTTTTTGAAGCGGATTGGCTATTGCGCGATCCGGAGCCGCCTGTGCGCCGCCAGATTCTGGTGGAATTGCGCGAATTTGAGGCGTCCGAAACGCGGGACGAGTGGTTGCTGGCGCTCGCGCTCCAATACGACGGGCGGGACCGGTTCTACCGCGAGGCGATCGGGCTGGCCTTTGCGGGCCGCGAGGCCTGGGGATTCGAACGCCTGGCGGAGGCGCTCGGCGAACGGTGGGACGAGCGCCTGGCGGGGCTGGCGCTGCAATTGCACCCGCCGGAAGCGCTTCCCCTCGCCGAGGCGGCGCTCCGGAATGAAATGCTGGGAAGCACCCCGCGAAAGGCCGCGCTCGACGTCATCGACGCGATCGGCACGGAAGAGGCCGGCGCCCTGCTGGCCGCGCAGGTGCTGGAGCCGGCGGATCCGGAGCTCTGGAACCACGCCCTGCGCCATCTGGGCCGGAACGCGGGCCTCGACTGGGCGGCTGCGGCGGAAGGGGCCGCGTTTGACCGGGCGCTGGTGGACGCGCTGGCCGACCCGGAGCGATCCAGGGCGGTTTGGGCCTACGTTTCCGATACGGGCCGCCAGAGCCTTGCGCCGATGCTCGTCGCGCGGGCGCTCGACGTGGATGAGACCAACCCGGATCGCCTGAAGGCGCTGGAGGGGCTTGCGGTTGTCGCGCCGAAGGTCGCGCCGGAGAACGCCGCCGCGCTTGCCGAGCAGGTGGCGCTGTTGCTGCGGGGCGAAGACGAATCGTTTCACGGGCCGGCGGTGGAGGCCATGCAGGCGTTTCGCGGCGCCGCGAGCCAGGCCCTGCTGCTGGCGCACCTGAAGGACGCCGAGCAACCCAAGCCGATCCGGGCCACGATTGCGCGGCGGCTCGCCAACACGCAATCCGGCGCGCTGGGTCTGCTCGGGCTGGTTGAGGCGGGGGAATTGCCCGGCGATCTCGAGCGCGACGTGCGCGAAGCGGTCCACGCCAGCCCGTATGACGACGTGCGGATGATGGCGCAGCAGTTGCTCCCGGCCGAGCGCGCGGCGGACGGGGCCGCGTTGCCGCCCCTGGCCGAACTCGCCGCCATGGGGGGCGATCCCCGGCGCGGGCGCACCATTTTCTTCAGCGAGGACGCCGCCCAGTGCCACCGTTGCCACGAAGTCGGCGAGGAGGGCCGCGAAGTGGGGCCGGACCTGACCGTGATAGGCCAGAAGCTGGGCCGGGAGGGCCTGCTGGAGTCGATCCTCTACCCGAACGCGGCCATATCGCACGAGTACGAGGTGTGGATCCTGGAGACCGAATGGGAGGGGCTGCTCAGCGGCTTCATCGTCGGCGAGGACGACAACGCGGTGCAGCTGATGGACGCGAGCGGCGCTGTCAAGCCGATCAAGAAGGAAGAAATCCTGGACCGGCGCAAGAGCAAGACGTCCCTGATGCCCACGGGGCTTGCGGCGGCGATGTCCGCGCAGGATCTCAGCGATCTGGTTTCGTACCTGGAGACGTTGAAGTAG